The following coding sequences lie in one Oncorhynchus nerka isolate Pitt River linkage group LG14, Oner_Uvic_2.0, whole genome shotgun sequence genomic window:
- the ndufaf6 gene encoding NADH dehydrogenase (ubiquinone) complex I, assembly factor 6 isoform X1, producing the protein MASGISAKHGLLTTKCSVFHSLQRKILPHAICIQRPTEVKCLRASTNSTIESQHNEKYCIDIVRSRDYDGFVSSLLLPEDARRSSLALRAFNVELAQVKDSVSQKTIGLMRMQFWKTTVEEIYRDDPPVQPVSAELWRAVKKHYLTKRWMLRIISEREKDMEDRAYRNLQELEAYSENTQSSLLYLLLESLGVKDVHADHAASHIGKAQGIVMCLRATPYNSSRRKVYLPMDICMLHRASQEDFIRGSREQNVRDVVYDIASQAHVHLQHARSFSKNIPASAFPAFLQTVVLEDYLQRVRRVDFDVFHPSLQKRNPLIPIQLYIRSWKKTY; encoded by the exons ATGGCATCTGGCATTAGTGCAAAGCATGGATTATTAACCACCAAATGTTCGGTGTTTCACTCACTCCAAAGAAAGATATTGCCACACGCTATTTGCATTCAACGACCTACAGAAGTGAAATGTCTACGAGCTTCAACAAACTCGACTATAGAGTCGCAGCACAACGAAAAATACTGTATCGATATTGTGAG GTCTCGGGACTATGACGGTTTTGTGTCTTCCCTGCTTCTCCCTGAGGATGCCCGACGCTCCTCACTGGCCCTGAGGGCCTTCAATGTCGAGCTGGCTCAG GTGAAGGACTCTGTTTCCCAGAAGACTATAGGTCTGATGCGGATGCAGTTCTGGAAGACTACAGTGGAGGAGATCTACAGGGACGACCCCCCAGTGCAGCCTGTCAGTGCAGAACTATGGAGG GCGGTGAAGAAACACTACCTGACAAAGAGGTGGATGCTTAGGATCATCTCTGAGAGA GAGAAAGACATGGAAGACAGAGCTTATAGAAACCTCCAGGAGTTGGAGGCCTATTCAGAGAATACCCAGTCCTCACTACTGTACCTTCTTCTGGAGAGTTTAG gtgtgaaagatGTCCATGCTGATCATGCTGCCAGCCATATTGGTAAGGCCCAGGGGATCGTGATGTGCCTAAGAGCCACGCCCTACAACAGCAGCAGACGCAAAGTCTACCTACCTATGGACATCTGCATGCTG CACAGAGCCTCCCAGGAGGACTTCATCCGAGGAAGCCGGGAACAGAATGTGAGAGACGTGGTATATGACATTGCCAGCCAAGCCCACGTACACCTACAACAC GCCAGATCATTCAGCAAGAACATACCAGCTTCTGCTTTCCCTGCCTTCCTCCAAACG GTGGTGCTGGAGGACTACCTTCAAAGGGTGCGGCGGGTAGACTTTGATGTGTTCCATCCCAGCCTACAGAAAAGAAACCCACTGATCCCCATCCAGCTTTATATTCGCTCCTGGAAGAAGACCTATTGA
- the ndufaf6 gene encoding NADH dehydrogenase (ubiquinone) complex I, assembly factor 6 isoform X2, translated as MSSWLRQVKDSVSQKTIGLMRMQFWKTTVEEIYRDDPPVQPVSAELWRAVKKHYLTKRWMLRIISEREKDMEDRAYRNLQELEAYSENTQSSLLYLLLESLGVKDVHADHAASHIGKAQGIVMCLRATPYNSSRRKVYLPMDICMLHRASQEDFIRGSREQNVRDVVYDIASQAHVHLQHARSFSKNIPASAFPAFLQTVVLEDYLQRVRRVDFDVFHPSLQKRNPLIPIQLYIRSWKKTY; from the exons ATGTCGAGCTGGCTCAGGCAG GTGAAGGACTCTGTTTCCCAGAAGACTATAGGTCTGATGCGGATGCAGTTCTGGAAGACTACAGTGGAGGAGATCTACAGGGACGACCCCCCAGTGCAGCCTGTCAGTGCAGAACTATGGAGG GCGGTGAAGAAACACTACCTGACAAAGAGGTGGATGCTTAGGATCATCTCTGAGAGA GAGAAAGACATGGAAGACAGAGCTTATAGAAACCTCCAGGAGTTGGAGGCCTATTCAGAGAATACCCAGTCCTCACTACTGTACCTTCTTCTGGAGAGTTTAG gtgtgaaagatGTCCATGCTGATCATGCTGCCAGCCATATTGGTAAGGCCCAGGGGATCGTGATGTGCCTAAGAGCCACGCCCTACAACAGCAGCAGACGCAAAGTCTACCTACCTATGGACATCTGCATGCTG CACAGAGCCTCCCAGGAGGACTTCATCCGAGGAAGCCGGGAACAGAATGTGAGAGACGTGGTATATGACATTGCCAGCCAAGCCCACGTACACCTACAACAC GCCAGATCATTCAGCAAGAACATACCAGCTTCTGCTTTCCCTGCCTTCCTCCAAACG GTGGTGCTGGAGGACTACCTTCAAAGGGTGCGGCGGGTAGACTTTGATGTGTTCCATCCCAGCCTACAGAAAAGAAACCCACTGATCCCCATCCAGCTTTATATTCGCTCCTGGAAGAAGACCTATTGA
- the LOC135574983 gene encoding trace amine-associated receptor 7c-like, giving the protein MVCFSYRPIMLPEGTEPTNCTLCCWTVTNKILMVVFMVILIFAILFGNSVTLAVLCGTKHFHTPQGYLKASLAVADLAVGIFVVPVSVYAEVSLMLNISAPEWIVNNSQATTFHPCNLIGPIFAGCTFVSITTIFFLTIERSIAVLRPLHKESVITRKRTTILILFSWMGSFFLAVSPMIFSNEIALEYNLCSRMCNYALGTIDTFPSQAWNILLLFPAFDFTLLGGTVVINIISLSSIRQNSKQRKHLAESESGSKPTFSDIKAAKTIGTLTLAFTLSFTPIAVFVVGNVIGNEWCNFSLFAFWILTTNSCWNVIIYSVRDQKFRLRAHKLLIPSQIKNVSKTSKTVDILS; this is encoded by the coding sequence ATGGTCTGTTTCTCATATAGACCAATCATGCTGCCGGAGGGAACCGAGCCGACAAACTGTACTCTGTGTTGCTGGACTGTGACCAACAAGATTTTGATGGTAGTTTTTATGGTCATCTTGATTTTTGCTATCTTGTTCGGCAACTCGGTGACATTAGCCGTACTGTGCGGGACTAAGCACTTTCATACGCCCCAGGGATATCTGAAAGCGTCGCTAGCGGTGGCTGACTTGGCGGTAGGGATATTTGTGGTGCCAGTCTCCGTTTACGCAGAGGTGTCGCTTATGTTGAACATCTCCGCGCCAGAATGGATCGTGAACAATTCACAAGCAACAACTTTTCACCCGTGCAATTTAATTGGCCCCATTTTCGCTGGCTGCACCTTTGTGTCCATTACGACTATATTTTTCCTTACTATCGAACGGAGCATCGCGGTTTTGAGGCCGTTGCACAAGGAATCAGTCATTACGCGCAAACGGACCACTATCCTCATACTCTTCTCATGGATGGGAAGTTTCTTTCTGGCTGTGTCTCCGATGATTTTCAGCAATGAAATTGCCCTCGAATATAACCTATGTAGTAGAATGTGCAATTACGCACTGGGCACAATCGACACGTTTCCTTCCCAGGCATGGAACATTCTCCTGCTCTTTCCCGCGTTTGATTTCACACTCCTTGGTGGAACCGTGGTGATAAATATAATTTCATTGTCTAGCATACGCCAGAACTCAAAGCAGAGAAAACATCTGGCTGAAAGCGAAAGCGGCTCCAAACCCACTTTCTCCGATATCAAGGCTGCCAAAACGATAGGGACCTTAACGCTGGCTTTTACGTTATCCTTCACCCCCATTGCTGTCTTTGTCGTGGGAAATGTTATTGGAAACGAATGGTGCAACTTTTCGCTTTTTGCTTTTTGGATACTGACTACGAATAGCTGTTGGAatgttataatatacagtgtgAGAGACCAGAAGTTTAGGCTGCGCGCGCACAAGCTTCTGATTCCTTCCCAAATCAAGAATGTCTCCAAGACCTCAAAAACGGTGGACATTTTGTCTTAA